A single region of the Corallococcus macrosporus genome encodes:
- a CDS encoding GNAT family N-acetyltransferase, protein MPPITFRIAKATDLPAILTLLADDAIAQSRTGYTEEVVPAVRAAFDEIHADPNNELIVGEQEGQIIATLQLTYIPGLSRGGMRRALVEAVRVRADLRGQRIGEALMVDAMERARARGCGLMQLTTDKRRHEAHRFYARLGFVASHEGMKRPL, encoded by the coding sequence ATGCCCCCCATCACCTTCCGCATCGCCAAGGCCACGGACCTGCCCGCCATCCTCACGCTGCTCGCGGACGACGCCATCGCGCAGTCACGCACCGGCTACACGGAGGAGGTCGTCCCCGCCGTGCGCGCCGCGTTCGATGAAATCCACGCGGACCCGAACAACGAGCTCATCGTGGGCGAACAGGAGGGGCAGATCATCGCCACGCTTCAGCTCACGTACATCCCGGGCCTGAGCCGGGGCGGGATGCGGCGGGCGCTGGTGGAGGCGGTGCGCGTGCGCGCGGACCTGCGAGGGCAGCGCATCGGTGAGGCGCTGATGGTGGACGCGATGGAGCGCGCCCGGGCCCGGGGCTGCGGCTTGATGCAGCTCACGACGGACAAGCGCCGCCACGAGGCCCACCGCTTCTACGCGCGGCTGGGCTTCGTGGCGAGCCACGAGGGCATGAAGCGCCCCCTCTGA